In one Pseudoliparis swirei isolate HS2019 ecotype Mariana Trench chromosome 23, NWPU_hadal_v1, whole genome shotgun sequence genomic region, the following are encoded:
- the LOC130188789 gene encoding E3 ubiquitin-protein ligase RBBP6-like isoform X2 translates to MSHIHYKFSSKLDYDTVVFDRLYVSLKDLKSQIMGREKLRVGDCDLQITNAQSKEEYKDDDCSIPKGSSVIVRRIPVIGGKSSSSKTRHIERSDVQTHQAFGAYKAMDDQSSSRAVPFFAQIANLADVDGSEEDKIKAMMTQSSYGTLNYTKKFGTVLPANYTCYRCGNTGHHIRNCPVNVQDKNFQAPTRIKKSTGIPRSFMVEVDDPNTKGAMLTSCGRYAVPTIDIAAYAIGKKERPPFLPQEQPETEEEEDPVSEELLCLLCHDLLSDAVVIPCCGNSYCDDCIRTALLDSEDHVCPTCSQPDVSPDNLIANKFLRQAVDYFKKEQGVSKSQKKGCGPSQSQNPTLTPSPVPTPPPVGEPSLPRKPPPSTSSQLDPLLHHSQAAHTPPPVAQVCVAPPTATGPASSAPTASLQPVQSHLEEPDKEAEEKTSDDSAAAATPSVPVSPKDPTDAPSQLIPVAKLPPLMEPPQTVGLNVEPPPSGPAPKPSAPPTSWESSSSSSLCPPGGWNESTAQQPPPSVSSYPSTPPPPLFPSPHFHTFLAAQQPLPGYPPGYPPTPPLWALPNLQGSPIPSLCPLASIPALIPSEWFQHQRKKERSPHGGSSHRRSSSRSEKFKSSRSSSRSRSRSHGRSRPHSPYSRRGDLHSRSTSSRSYSYGYKRSPTPSSSSSPRVGYRSRPKAAAAADRGKSVSRSRHHSKKSSSSSYGTRRQGGEHHQREARPSGGSLPGQLHAQRANQSGGQELDRERYLQWNRDYKEWCDKYFSSYVGHFHQLPVPLLNIPPPPQWGGGGEGGGDAPDSRGRAARPERRSPRSSSDSRSLPSRSSRDSRSTPSRSSSDSRSSPSRSSDGSRSSRSSGSTPSKDGAPRAERAGRRSVPLAKGGKVAEPREGREDEKKATGEGLENLATVKHEQEEKNGGEEESSSPDAADSTDACRKDERRRSTGPDAFKDGPPARDEAAAGDAVESAQPLLKPDKRSDKDDERKSRAHRTSDKETGRRRGRRSDSRPEEERRHKEKKSRERDAPDADSRSERSRKRKGEDVKRSSLKVENSKSLKTNTAEDPKPRRSESPNPFDRKKPKMEKKKERKTWPLTERDIWEGGIPVKPQKKININININLDGNRKEEGTEKEQLFYIEKTKMAANGETENDDEDVDGASEEKITPDEGDARQKWEKATFRDDEGEMLEKKDLGEKKEDFDFWHSAPRGEEETTKESEKQGDERDGMEASKGEELSDERGVEAGPAMAESTCEENRDDLPGESKEEEEEEEEDTLGSQRSRNQNHRDGPNSSVDHGSSGGPRQQSPMVKALEEEHAEVVKVPRTKREEEERREGVAKAQADALASSLPSETRTNRDWQKEEKRERSVERERGREREKSPHRRVAPSSGKDRNDSAAYSDRERRRDRVRERPRERESKRSREGEKGRDGEQQRNPPSSSHSKSHDTERRDAKSSPPLSRKCSGGRRRESRALELPERSTHTSKCQHEDHRQDPPGCSRPPGARLSPPPPSQSHERDPDFTPNKTVEKEEWKLRPGREEGTNGETVAVRAGGGPWEEEEGE, encoded by the exons ATGGACGACCAGAGCTCCTCCAGAGCCGTGCCGTTTTTCGCTCAG attgcTAACCTGGCCGATGTGGATGGGTCTGAGGAGGATAAGATCAAAGCGATGATGACTCAGTCCAGCTACGGCACCTTGAA TTACACCAAGAAGTTTGGGACTGTGCTGCCTGCCAACTACACCTGTTACCGCTGTGGTAACACCGGACACCACATCAGGAACTGTCCCGTCAACGTG caggatAAAAACTTCCAAGCCCCCACGAGAATTAAGAAGAGCACGGGTATCCCCCGGTCCTTCATGGTGGAGGTGGACGACCCCAACACCAAGGGAGCCATGCTGACCAGCTGCGGGCGCTACGCCGTTCCCACCATCGACAT CGCGGCGTACGCCATCGGCAAGAAGGAGCGGCCGCCGTTCCTCCCCCAGGAGCAgccggagacggaggaggaggaggaccctgTATCGGAGGAGCTCCTCTGTCTGCTCTGTCACGACCTGCTGAGCGACGCCGTGGTCATACCCTGCTGCGGGAACAGCTACTGTGACGACT GTATTCGCACCGCCCTCCTGGATTCAGAGGACCACGTCTGCCCCACCTGCAGCCAACCGGACGTCTCCCCCGACAACCTGATAGCCAATAAGTTCCTTCGACAG GCTGTGGACTATTTTAAGAAGGAGCAAGGCGTCTCTAAAAGTCAGAAGAAAGGGTGCGGCCCCTCCCAATCCCAAAACCCCACCCTGACGCCGAGCCCCGTCCCGACCCCGCCCCCGGTCGGCGAGCCCAGCCTGCCGCGGAAGCCTCCCCCGTCGACCAGCAGCCAGCTG GACCCTCTCCTGCACCACTcacaggctgcacacacaccaccgccagtggctcaggtgtgtgtggctccgcccacagcaacaggccccgcctcctctgctCCCACCGCTTCCCTGCAGCCTGTGCAAAGCCACCTGGAGGAACCCGACAA AGAGGCTGAAGAAAAGACCAGCGATGACTCAGCGGCTGCCGCCACCCCGTCTGTACCGGTTTCACCCAAAGACCCCACTGACGCCCCATCACAGCTGATACCCGta GCGAAGCTTCCTCCTCTGATGGAGCCGCCGCAGACGGTCGGGCTGAATGTCGAGCCGCCACCTTCAG GTCCGGCCCCAAAACCCTCGGCGCCGCCAACGTCCTGGGAAAG ctcctcctcctcctcactctgtcCCCCTGGAGGCTGGAATGAATCCACCGCCCAGcagcctcctccctctgtttccTCATATccctcaactcctcctcctcctctctttccctcccctcATTTTCACACATTCCTCGCCGCTCAGCAGCCTCTCCCCGGTTACCCCCCGGGGTACCCGCCGACTCCCCCCCTCTGGGCACTCCCAAACCTCCAGGGGTCCCCTATCCCGTCCCTCTGCCCCTTGGCCTCCATCCCCGCCCTCATCCCCAGTGAGTGGTTCCAGCAtcagagaaagaaggaaag GTCACCTCACGGAGGATCTTCCCACAGACGCTCCTCCTCTCGCTCTGAGAAGTTCAAGTCTTCTCGCTCCTCGAGcaggtcccggtcccggtcccacGGCAGATCCAG GCCTCACTCGCCTTACTCCCGCCGCGGAGACCTCCACAGCCGCTCCACTTCCTCCCGCTCCTACAGCTACGGCTACAAACGTTCCCCCACGCCGTCCTCGTCCTCTTCGCCCCGAGTCGGCTACCGCTCCAGGCccaaggcggcggcggcggcggatcgCGGCAAGAGCGTCAGCCGCAGTCGGCACCACAGCAAGAAATCGTCTTCGAGCAGCTACGGCaccaggaggcagggaggagaaCATCACCAGAGGGAGGCGAGACCCTCGGGGGGCAGTTTACCCGGACAGCTGCACGCTCAGCGGGCCAATCAGAGCGGCGGCCAGGAGCTGGACCGAGAGCGCTACCTGCAGTGGAACCGGGACTACAAAGAGTGGTGCGATAAATATTTCAGCAGCTACGTCGGCCACTTCCACCAGCTGCCTGTCCCCCTCCTCAAtatcccccctcctccgcagtggggggggggcggcgaagGAGGCGGGGACGCCCCGGACTCTCGCGGGCGCGCCGCTCGGCCGGAACGCCGCTCGCCTCGGTCGTCCAGCGACAGCCGCTCCCTTCCCTCTCGGTCTTCGAGGGACAGCCGCTCCACGCCGTCTCGGTCGTCCAGCGACAGCCGCTCCTCTCCGTCTCGCTCGTCCGACGGCAGCCGGTCGTCTCGGTCGTCCGGCTCCACGCCGTCCAAAGACGGAGCTCCGCGCGCCGAGAGGGCCGGCCGCCGCTCGGTCCCGCTCGCAAAGGGCGGTAAGGTCGCGGAACCGCGAGAGGGTCGCGAGGACGAGAAGAAGGCAACCGGCGAGGGTTTGGAGAACCTCGCCACCGTGAAAcacgagcaggaggagaagaacggaggagaagaggagtcgtCCTCCCCTGATGCCGCAGACTCCACGGACGCCTGCAGgaaggacgagaggagacgCAGCACCGGGCCAGATGCCTTCAAGGACGGCCCTCCAGCGCGGGACGAAGCAGCTGCCGGCGACGCCGTGGAGTCGGCGCAACCGCTCCTCAAACCCGACAAACGTTCGGATAAAGACGACGAGAGAAAAAGCCGAGCGCACAGGACTTCGGACAAGGAGACGGGACGGAGAAGAGGCCGGCGCTCGGACTccaggccggaggaggagaggcggcacaaggaaaagaaaagcagagagCGAGACGCGCCGGATGCCGACTCGAGatcagagaggagcaggaaaagaaaaggagaggacgtCAAGAGAAGCTCTCTGAAGGTTGAAAACAGCAAAAGCCTGAAAACTAACACGGCGGAGGACCCCAAACCCCGCAGGAGCGAATCCCCGAATCCATTCGATAGAAAGAAGCCCaaaatggagaagaaaaaagagagaaaaacatgGCCGCTGACGGAGAGGGACATCTGGGAGGGAGGGATACCGgtgaaaccacagaagaagatcaacatcaacatcaacatcaacCTGGATGGAAACAGGAAGGAAGAGGGAACTGAAAAAGAGCAGCTGTTTTATATAGAGAaaacaaagatggctgctaatGGAGAGACGGAGAATGACGATGAAGACGTGGACGGAGCGTCTGAAGAGAAGATCACACCAGATGAAGGAGATGCAAGACAGAAATGGGAGAAGGCGACTTTCAGAGATGATGAGGGAGAAATGTTGGAGAAAAAAGACCtcggagagaagaaggaggactTTGACTTCTGGCATAGCGCCcccagaggagaagaggagacgacgaAGGAGAGTGAAAAGCAGGGGGATGAAAGAGACGGGATGGAGGCCAGTAAAGGAGAAGAGCTGAGCGACgagaggggagtggaggcgGGGCCGGCGATGGCAGAAAGCACCTGCGAGGAGAACAGAGACGACCTGCCGGGGGAgtcaaaggaggaagaggaggaggaagaggaggacacgcTGGGGTCCCAGAGGAGCAGAAACCAGAACCACCGAGACGGACCCAACTCCTCGGTGGACCACGGCAG ctccgGGGGTCCGCGGCAGCAGAGCCCGATGGTGAAAGCtctggaggaggaacacgcTGAGGTCGTAAAG GTCCCTCGCACCAAgcgggaggaagaagagcgcCGTGAGGGCGTGGCCAAAGCTCAAGCGGACGCTCTTGCATCGTCTTTGCCTTCAGAGACGAGAACCAACAGGGACTGGCAGAAGGAAGAAAAGCGAGAGAGGTCagtggaaagggagagaggaagggagagagagaaaagcccCCACCGTCGTGTGGCTCCCTCTAGTGGCAAGGACAGAAATGACAGCGCTGCGTATTCAGAcagggagagacggagggatagagtgagggagaggccgagggagagagagagcaaaagatcaagggagggagagaaagggagagacggggagcaacagaggaacCCCCCGTCCTCCTCTCATTCCAAGTCACACgacacggagaggagagacgcCAAGAGTTCACCTCCACTCAGCAGGAAATGCTCCGGTGGAAGAAGACGGGAAAGCAGAGCCCTCGAGCTGCCGGagcgaagcacacacacatccaagtgTCAGCACGAAGACCACCGGCAGGATCCACCGGGGTGCTCCAGACCGCCAGGGGCccgcctctccccccctcccccctctcagaGTCACGAGAGAGACCCAGACTTCACGCCGAACAAAACGGTTGAAAAGGAAGAGTGGAAGCTGAGGCCGGGCAGAGAAGAAGGCACCAACGGGGAGACGGTGGCCGTGAGAGCAGGAGGTGGTCcatgggaggaggaagagggggagtaA
- the LOC130188789 gene encoding E3 ubiquitin-protein ligase RBBP6-like isoform X1 yields the protein MSHIHYKFSSKLDYDTVVFDRLYVSLKDLKSQIMGREKLRVGDCDLQITNAQSKEEYKDDDCSIPKGSSVIVRRIPVIGGKSSSSKTRHIERSDVQTHQAFGAYKAMDDQSSSRAVPFFAQIANLADVDGSEEDKIKAMMTQSSYGTLNYTKKFGTVLPANYTCYRCGNTGHHIRNCPVNVQDKNFQAPTRIKKSTGIPRSFMVEVDDPNTKGAMLTSCGRYAVPTIDIAAYAIGKKERPPFLPQEQPETEEEEDPVSEELLCLLCHDLLSDAVVIPCCGNSYCDDCIRTALLDSEDHVCPTCSQPDVSPDNLIANKFLRQAVDYFKKEQGVSKSQKKGCGPSQSQNPTLTPSPVPTPPPVGEPSLPRKPPPSTSSQLDPLLHHSQAAHTPPPVAQVCVAPPTATGPASSAPTASLQPVQSHLEEPDKEAEEKTSDDSAAAATPSVPVSPKDPTDAPSQLIPVAKLPPLMEPPQTVGLNVEPPPSATGPAPKPSAPPTSWESSSSSSLCPPGGWNESTAQQPPPSVSSYPSTPPPPLFPSPHFHTFLAAQQPLPGYPPGYPPTPPLWALPNLQGSPIPSLCPLASIPALIPSEWFQHQRKKERSPHGGSSHRRSSSRSEKFKSSRSSSRSRSRSHGRSRPHSPYSRRGDLHSRSTSSRSYSYGYKRSPTPSSSSSPRVGYRSRPKAAAAADRGKSVSRSRHHSKKSSSSSYGTRRQGGEHHQREARPSGGSLPGQLHAQRANQSGGQELDRERYLQWNRDYKEWCDKYFSSYVGHFHQLPVPLLNIPPPPQWGGGGEGGGDAPDSRGRAARPERRSPRSSSDSRSLPSRSSRDSRSTPSRSSSDSRSSPSRSSDGSRSSRSSGSTPSKDGAPRAERAGRRSVPLAKGGKVAEPREGREDEKKATGEGLENLATVKHEQEEKNGGEEESSSPDAADSTDACRKDERRRSTGPDAFKDGPPARDEAAAGDAVESAQPLLKPDKRSDKDDERKSRAHRTSDKETGRRRGRRSDSRPEEERRHKEKKSRERDAPDADSRSERSRKRKGEDVKRSSLKVENSKSLKTNTAEDPKPRRSESPNPFDRKKPKMEKKKERKTWPLTERDIWEGGIPVKPQKKININININLDGNRKEEGTEKEQLFYIEKTKMAANGETENDDEDVDGASEEKITPDEGDARQKWEKATFRDDEGEMLEKKDLGEKKEDFDFWHSAPRGEEETTKESEKQGDERDGMEASKGEELSDERGVEAGPAMAESTCEENRDDLPGESKEEEEEEEEDTLGSQRSRNQNHRDGPNSSVDHGSSGGPRQQSPMVKALEEEHAEVVKVPRTKREEEERREGVAKAQADALASSLPSETRTNRDWQKEEKRERSVERERGREREKSPHRRVAPSSGKDRNDSAAYSDRERRRDRVRERPRERESKRSREGEKGRDGEQQRNPPSSSHSKSHDTERRDAKSSPPLSRKCSGGRRRESRALELPERSTHTSKCQHEDHRQDPPGCSRPPGARLSPPPPSQSHERDPDFTPNKTVEKEEWKLRPGREEGTNGETVAVRAGGGPWEEEEGE from the exons ATGGACGACCAGAGCTCCTCCAGAGCCGTGCCGTTTTTCGCTCAG attgcTAACCTGGCCGATGTGGATGGGTCTGAGGAGGATAAGATCAAAGCGATGATGACTCAGTCCAGCTACGGCACCTTGAA TTACACCAAGAAGTTTGGGACTGTGCTGCCTGCCAACTACACCTGTTACCGCTGTGGTAACACCGGACACCACATCAGGAACTGTCCCGTCAACGTG caggatAAAAACTTCCAAGCCCCCACGAGAATTAAGAAGAGCACGGGTATCCCCCGGTCCTTCATGGTGGAGGTGGACGACCCCAACACCAAGGGAGCCATGCTGACCAGCTGCGGGCGCTACGCCGTTCCCACCATCGACAT CGCGGCGTACGCCATCGGCAAGAAGGAGCGGCCGCCGTTCCTCCCCCAGGAGCAgccggagacggaggaggaggaggaccctgTATCGGAGGAGCTCCTCTGTCTGCTCTGTCACGACCTGCTGAGCGACGCCGTGGTCATACCCTGCTGCGGGAACAGCTACTGTGACGACT GTATTCGCACCGCCCTCCTGGATTCAGAGGACCACGTCTGCCCCACCTGCAGCCAACCGGACGTCTCCCCCGACAACCTGATAGCCAATAAGTTCCTTCGACAG GCTGTGGACTATTTTAAGAAGGAGCAAGGCGTCTCTAAAAGTCAGAAGAAAGGGTGCGGCCCCTCCCAATCCCAAAACCCCACCCTGACGCCGAGCCCCGTCCCGACCCCGCCCCCGGTCGGCGAGCCCAGCCTGCCGCGGAAGCCTCCCCCGTCGACCAGCAGCCAGCTG GACCCTCTCCTGCACCACTcacaggctgcacacacaccaccgccagtggctcaggtgtgtgtggctccgcccacagcaacaggccccgcctcctctgctCCCACCGCTTCCCTGCAGCCTGTGCAAAGCCACCTGGAGGAACCCGACAA AGAGGCTGAAGAAAAGACCAGCGATGACTCAGCGGCTGCCGCCACCCCGTCTGTACCGGTTTCACCCAAAGACCCCACTGACGCCCCATCACAGCTGATACCCGta GCGAAGCTTCCTCCTCTGATGGAGCCGCCGCAGACGGTCGGGCTGAATGTCGAGCCGCCACCTTCAG CCACAGGTCCGGCCCCAAAACCCTCGGCGCCGCCAACGTCCTGGGAAAG ctcctcctcctcctcactctgtcCCCCTGGAGGCTGGAATGAATCCACCGCCCAGcagcctcctccctctgtttccTCATATccctcaactcctcctcctcctctctttccctcccctcATTTTCACACATTCCTCGCCGCTCAGCAGCCTCTCCCCGGTTACCCCCCGGGGTACCCGCCGACTCCCCCCCTCTGGGCACTCCCAAACCTCCAGGGGTCCCCTATCCCGTCCCTCTGCCCCTTGGCCTCCATCCCCGCCCTCATCCCCAGTGAGTGGTTCCAGCAtcagagaaagaaggaaag GTCACCTCACGGAGGATCTTCCCACAGACGCTCCTCCTCTCGCTCTGAGAAGTTCAAGTCTTCTCGCTCCTCGAGcaggtcccggtcccggtcccacGGCAGATCCAG GCCTCACTCGCCTTACTCCCGCCGCGGAGACCTCCACAGCCGCTCCACTTCCTCCCGCTCCTACAGCTACGGCTACAAACGTTCCCCCACGCCGTCCTCGTCCTCTTCGCCCCGAGTCGGCTACCGCTCCAGGCccaaggcggcggcggcggcggatcgCGGCAAGAGCGTCAGCCGCAGTCGGCACCACAGCAAGAAATCGTCTTCGAGCAGCTACGGCaccaggaggcagggaggagaaCATCACCAGAGGGAGGCGAGACCCTCGGGGGGCAGTTTACCCGGACAGCTGCACGCTCAGCGGGCCAATCAGAGCGGCGGCCAGGAGCTGGACCGAGAGCGCTACCTGCAGTGGAACCGGGACTACAAAGAGTGGTGCGATAAATATTTCAGCAGCTACGTCGGCCACTTCCACCAGCTGCCTGTCCCCCTCCTCAAtatcccccctcctccgcagtggggggggggcggcgaagGAGGCGGGGACGCCCCGGACTCTCGCGGGCGCGCCGCTCGGCCGGAACGCCGCTCGCCTCGGTCGTCCAGCGACAGCCGCTCCCTTCCCTCTCGGTCTTCGAGGGACAGCCGCTCCACGCCGTCTCGGTCGTCCAGCGACAGCCGCTCCTCTCCGTCTCGCTCGTCCGACGGCAGCCGGTCGTCTCGGTCGTCCGGCTCCACGCCGTCCAAAGACGGAGCTCCGCGCGCCGAGAGGGCCGGCCGCCGCTCGGTCCCGCTCGCAAAGGGCGGTAAGGTCGCGGAACCGCGAGAGGGTCGCGAGGACGAGAAGAAGGCAACCGGCGAGGGTTTGGAGAACCTCGCCACCGTGAAAcacgagcaggaggagaagaacggaggagaagaggagtcgtCCTCCCCTGATGCCGCAGACTCCACGGACGCCTGCAGgaaggacgagaggagacgCAGCACCGGGCCAGATGCCTTCAAGGACGGCCCTCCAGCGCGGGACGAAGCAGCTGCCGGCGACGCCGTGGAGTCGGCGCAACCGCTCCTCAAACCCGACAAACGTTCGGATAAAGACGACGAGAGAAAAAGCCGAGCGCACAGGACTTCGGACAAGGAGACGGGACGGAGAAGAGGCCGGCGCTCGGACTccaggccggaggaggagaggcggcacaaggaaaagaaaagcagagagCGAGACGCGCCGGATGCCGACTCGAGatcagagaggagcaggaaaagaaaaggagaggacgtCAAGAGAAGCTCTCTGAAGGTTGAAAACAGCAAAAGCCTGAAAACTAACACGGCGGAGGACCCCAAACCCCGCAGGAGCGAATCCCCGAATCCATTCGATAGAAAGAAGCCCaaaatggagaagaaaaaagagagaaaaacatgGCCGCTGACGGAGAGGGACATCTGGGAGGGAGGGATACCGgtgaaaccacagaagaagatcaacatcaacatcaacatcaacCTGGATGGAAACAGGAAGGAAGAGGGAACTGAAAAAGAGCAGCTGTTTTATATAGAGAaaacaaagatggctgctaatGGAGAGACGGAGAATGACGATGAAGACGTGGACGGAGCGTCTGAAGAGAAGATCACACCAGATGAAGGAGATGCAAGACAGAAATGGGAGAAGGCGACTTTCAGAGATGATGAGGGAGAAATGTTGGAGAAAAAAGACCtcggagagaagaaggaggactTTGACTTCTGGCATAGCGCCcccagaggagaagaggagacgacgaAGGAGAGTGAAAAGCAGGGGGATGAAAGAGACGGGATGGAGGCCAGTAAAGGAGAAGAGCTGAGCGACgagaggggagtggaggcgGGGCCGGCGATGGCAGAAAGCACCTGCGAGGAGAACAGAGACGACCTGCCGGGGGAgtcaaaggaggaagaggaggaggaagaggaggacacgcTGGGGTCCCAGAGGAGCAGAAACCAGAACCACCGAGACGGACCCAACTCCTCGGTGGACCACGGCAG ctccgGGGGTCCGCGGCAGCAGAGCCCGATGGTGAAAGCtctggaggaggaacacgcTGAGGTCGTAAAG GTCCCTCGCACCAAgcgggaggaagaagagcgcCGTGAGGGCGTGGCCAAAGCTCAAGCGGACGCTCTTGCATCGTCTTTGCCTTCAGAGACGAGAACCAACAGGGACTGGCAGAAGGAAGAAAAGCGAGAGAGGTCagtggaaagggagagaggaagggagagagagaaaagcccCCACCGTCGTGTGGCTCCCTCTAGTGGCAAGGACAGAAATGACAGCGCTGCGTATTCAGAcagggagagacggagggatagagtgagggagaggccgagggagagagagagcaaaagatcaagggagggagagaaagggagagacggggagcaacagaggaacCCCCCGTCCTCCTCTCATTCCAAGTCACACgacacggagaggagagacgcCAAGAGTTCACCTCCACTCAGCAGGAAATGCTCCGGTGGAAGAAGACGGGAAAGCAGAGCCCTCGAGCTGCCGGagcgaagcacacacacatccaagtgTCAGCACGAAGACCACCGGCAGGATCCACCGGGGTGCTCCAGACCGCCAGGGGCccgcctctccccccctcccccctctcagaGTCACGAGAGAGACCCAGACTTCACGCCGAACAAAACGGTTGAAAAGGAAGAGTGGAAGCTGAGGCCGGGCAGAGAAGAAGGCACCAACGGGGAGACGGTGGCCGTGAGAGCAGGAGGTGGTCcatgggaggaggaagagggggagtaA